From a region of the Candidatus Gracilibacteria bacterium genome:
- a CDS encoding prepilin-type N-terminal cleavage/methylation domain-containing protein, producing the protein MRYPFKAFTLVELIVVITILGILATVGFVSYTNYLTSSRDSNRISQITNLSDSLLLYSTRRQLPLPTDAVTISASGANNIISYQGYLSTEILETLEYTNGGIDPKDGTFFTYYLMSDRRNFQLMAFMEEKSSLAQNRFLSKPIAINKSFALDYSSRYPKVYGKKLGILVSKDESTLSTPIQNIEGLSQIDILNNTLVLGAHVSDTKKYTGTGSRLVSGAISVLVGDRYDSCKSIIENKSFSQYINATYTITQGNKKIQVYCDMTSDGGGWTMIAHAIGEDTSLMTHDDINNWVPKNSENCSLTQECLSSAGETLDTWSDLMVYTRGYKVTGTECNDKNLSVKGYTQLPYLDKVSSSNWDSLTHGAQGKCNVLSEVSQGLAIPDISTNSNWPIRMGIKTTSNDSTNEYSLLFYGPSYIPQGLGTRRNSGIGKMDNFYNGDMTGQAEAWHGASVNEQVWFIR; encoded by the coding sequence ATGAGATATCCTTTCAAAGCATTTACTTTAGTTGAGCTTATCGTTGTTATAACAATTCTATGAATTTTAGCTACTGTGTGATTTGTTTCCTATACGAATTATCTCACATCATCTCGAGATTCTAATAGAATATCTCAAATAACAAATCTCTCAGATTCTCTCCTTCTATATTCTACTCGACGTCAACTTCCTCTTCCAACAGATGCTGTTACTATCAGCGCAAGTTGAGCCAATAATATTATCTCATACCAATGATATCTCTCAACAGAAATACTTGAAACTTTAGAGTATACTAATGGAGGAATTGATCCAAAGGATGGCACATTTTTTACGTATTATCTTATGAGTGATAGAAGAAATTTTCAACTCATGGCTTTCATGGAAGAGAAATCTTCTCTCGCACAAAACAGATTTTTAAGCAAGCCAATAGCTATAAATAAATCTTTTGCTCTTGATTATAGTAGTAGATATCCAAAAGTATACGGAAAGAAATTATGAATTTTAGTTTCTAAAGATGAAAGCACCCTCAGTACTCCAATACAAAATATTGAGTGACTATCACAAATTGATATCTTGAATAATACTTTAGTTCTTTGAGCTCATGTGTCTGATACTAAGAAATACACTTGAACCTGATCTCGATTAGTTTCGGGAGCTATTTCAGTCTTGGTTGGTGATAGATATGATTCTTGTAAATCTATTATTGAAAATAAGTCTTTTAGTCAGTATATAAATGCGACCTATACCATCACACAGTGAAATAAAAAGATTCAAGTTTATTGTGATATGACCTCGGATTGAGGAGGATGGACAATGATAGCTCATGCTATTTGAGAAGATACTTCTCTCATGACTCATGATGACATCAATAACTGGGTACCAAAAAACTCTGAAAATTGTAGTCTAACTCAAGAATGCTTGAGTTCAGCTTGAGAAACTCTTGATACTTGGTCTGATCTCATGGTATACACACGATGATATAAGGTAACATGAACGGAGTGTAACGATAAAAATTTGAGTGTGAAATGATATACACAACTTCCATATCTCGATAAAGTGAGTTCATCAAATTGGGATAGTTTAACTCATGGAGCACAAGGAAAATGCAACGTCTTATCGGAGGTTTCACAAGGACTTGCTATTCCTGATATATCAACTAATTCAAATTGGCCTATTCGAATGTGAATAAAAACTACCTCAAACGATAGCACGAATGAATATTCACTCTTATTTTATGGTCCAAGCTATATTCCTCAGGGACTATGAACAAGACGAAATTCTTGAATATGAAAAATGGATAATTTCTACAACTGAGATATGACTTGACAAGCAGAGGCTTGGCATGGAGCGTCTGTAAATGAACAAGTGTGGTTTATTCGATAA
- the ftsZ gene encoding cell division protein FtsZ has protein sequence MPVKRDDKLKNLLSNKPQKNTQSGPEEVQISGSISPVAKIKVVGVGGGGNNAVNRMIEAGLEGVDFIAMNTDVQALYSSLADNKLNLGKMITGGLGAGSSPDVGKKAAEESREEIKSLLEGADMVFITCGLGGGTGTGAAPVVAEVAKELGALTIGVVTRPFSFEGHNRSSKAMDGFDLLKEKVDTLITIPNDRILSIIDKKTPLLDAFSIVDEVLNQGVQGISDLITQPGLINVDFADVRAVMHSAGSALMGIGYGSGENRAVEAARSAIDSPLLDLSIAGAKGLLFNITGGTDLSMFEVDEAAKVITDSVDGDANIIFGATIREDYEGEIKITVVATGFDETSNKKYLEQKSEQTRGGNSSGGGFGKRSVSDSRVLPAQPQSKPEAGNMRDGEDLDIPSFLRKKK, from the coding sequence ATGCCAGTTAAAAGAGATGATAAACTAAAAAATTTACTATCAAACAAACCACAAAAAAATACTCAATCTTGACCAGAAGAAGTTCAAATTTCAGGTTCTATTTCACCAGTTGCTAAAATCAAAGTAGTATGAGTTGGTGGTGGTTGAAACAATGCTGTAAACAGAATGATTGAAGCGTGACTTGAAGGAGTTGATTTTATTGCAATGAATACAGATGTTCAAGCACTGTATAGTTCACTTGCTGACAACAAACTTAATCTCGGTAAAATGATTACTGGTGGACTTGGAGCGTGAAGCAGTCCTGATGTTGGGAAAAAAGCAGCAGAAGAGTCTCGAGAAGAAATTAAATCACTTCTAGAAGGGGCTGACATGGTATTTATCACTTGCGGGCTTGGTGGTGGAACTGGAACCTGAGCTGCCCCGGTTGTAGCTGAAGTAGCAAAAGAACTCGGTGCACTTACCATCTGAGTTGTTACTCGACCATTTAGTTTTGAGGGGCACAATAGATCAAGTAAGGCTATGGATGGTTTTGATTTACTCAAAGAAAAAGTTGATACACTTATCACGATTCCAAATGATAGAATCCTTTCTATTATAGATAAAAAAACTCCACTTCTTGATGCATTTTCAATCGTGGACGAGGTTCTTAATCAGGGGGTACAAGGAATATCTGACCTTATTACTCAACCAGGACTTATCAATGTCGATTTTGCCGATGTACGAGCTGTAATGCACTCAGCAGGTTCAGCACTTATGGGAATTGGATATGGTTCTGGTGAAAATAGAGCGGTTGAAGCAGCCCGAAGTGCTATTGATAGTCCACTTTTAGACTTATCTATTGCAGGAGCAAAGGGACTTCTCTTTAATATAACTGGTGGAACTGATCTTTCTATGTTTGAGGTTGATGAAGCTGCAAAAGTAATCACTGATTCAGTTGACTGAGACGCAAATATAATCTTTGGTGCTACTATTCGAGAAGACTACGAAGGAGAGATAAAAATCACTGTAGTTGCTACTGGATTTGATGAAACATCTAATAAAAAATACCTCGAACAAAAATCAGAACAAACAAGAGGAGGAAATAGTTCAGGTGGGTGATTTGGAAAAAGAAGTGTTTCAGATTCACGAGTGCTTCCAGCTCAACCTCAATCTAAACCAGAAGCTGGTAATATGAGAGATGGAGAGGATCTTGATATTCCAAGTTTTCTTAGAAAAAAGAAATAA